The following proteins are co-located in the Microbulbifer sp. VAAF005 genome:
- a CDS encoding S-(hydroxymethyl)glutathione dehydrogenase/class III alcohol dehydrogenase, with the protein MSAETIRCKAAVAWGPGERLVIEDVDVMPPQQGEVRVKLHATGVCHTDAFTLSGDDPEGVFPAILGHEGAGVVESVGEGVTSVSVGDHVIPLYTPECGECKFCLSGKTNLCQKIRGTQGKGLMPDGSTRFSVDGKPIFHYMGCSTFSEYTVLPEISVAKINPEAPSNEVCLLGCGVTTGMGAVTNTAKVEPGSCVAIFGLGGIGLSAVIGAKMVGASRIIGVDINEDKFALAKKLGATECINPKAYDKPIQEVIVELTDGGVDYSFECVGNVNLMRAALESCHKGWGESIIIGVAGAGQEISTRPFQLVTGRVWKGSAFGGVKGRSELPSFVERYLAGEFKLNDFITHSMPLEQINDAFDLMHEGKSIRSVIHFQQA; encoded by the coding sequence ATGAGTGCAGAGACAATCCGTTGTAAAGCAGCTGTAGCTTGGGGGCCTGGGGAGCGTTTGGTTATTGAGGATGTCGATGTTATGCCTCCCCAACAGGGTGAAGTTCGCGTGAAATTACACGCCACCGGCGTTTGTCACACAGATGCGTTCACTTTGTCAGGAGATGATCCTGAAGGGGTATTCCCGGCAATCCTCGGCCACGAAGGTGCGGGTGTTGTTGAGTCCGTTGGTGAGGGGGTGACCAGTGTCTCTGTCGGGGATCATGTGATTCCTTTGTATACCCCTGAATGTGGCGAATGTAAGTTTTGTCTCTCTGGAAAGACCAATTTGTGCCAAAAAATCCGGGGCACCCAGGGCAAAGGATTAATGCCTGACGGTTCGACACGCTTTTCGGTAGATGGGAAACCCATTTTCCATTATATGGGTTGCTCTACTTTTTCTGAGTACACAGTCCTTCCTGAGATATCTGTGGCCAAAATTAATCCCGAAGCCCCCTCAAATGAGGTTTGTTTGCTGGGCTGTGGTGTTACTACGGGAATGGGAGCCGTTACCAATACAGCCAAGGTTGAGCCGGGTTCCTGTGTGGCAATTTTTGGTTTGGGTGGAATTGGTTTATCCGCAGTGATCGGAGCCAAGATGGTTGGCGCCTCACGAATTATTGGTGTCGATATTAATGAGGACAAATTTGCGCTGGCGAAGAAACTGGGGGCCACTGAGTGTATTAACCCCAAGGCTTACGATAAGCCTATCCAAGAGGTTATCGTAGAGCTTACCGATGGCGGAGTGGATTATTCTTTTGAGTGTGTGGGTAATGTTAACCTGATGAGAGCTGCCTTGGAGTCTTGCCACAAAGGATGGGGGGAATCCATTATTATTGGAGTGGCAGGTGCGGGACAGGAAATCAGTACACGCCCATTCCAGTTGGTTACAGGGCGGGTTTGGAAGGGATCAGCATTCGGCGGTGTAAAGGGGCGCTCTGAATTGCCTTCTTTCGTAGAGCGTTACCTGGCTGGAGAATTTAAATTGAATGACTTTATTACTCACTCAATGCCCCTTGAGCAAATAAATGATGCCTTCGATTTAATGCACGAAGGTAAAAGTATTCGCAGTGTTATTCATTTCCAGCAGGCTTGA